AATGTGGGTACAGGAGCTCTCCAATGGTTGGGATTGCAGCAGTCCACAGTGAGGATGTAAGCCAATGAGGGTATCCCACTTACCCTTTCTCTGCAAAAAGGAGCCCCTATGGGCTCACAGCCAATCTTGGCCAAGCTAACCCCttgctttcttccccttctgtGTCTCAGATATTTCTCTTTTGGACTCCGGTGTTCTCTACTAGATGTTTTATCTGAAATGTGATTATCTATTTGGTtaagttttgtttcttctgtctGGAGAAGGCAAGTGCCCGATGCCTCTAGTCAGCATCTTGAAGCTGTCTCTACATTCaagatatttctaatttattgatGCGGAtatttattgctgtaaacttccttcttagaactgcttttgctgtatcccataggttttggtgtgttgtatttccattttcatttgtttcaataaatttttaaattttttctttgcctCATTTGTTATTCAAGAGcgtgttgcttaatttccatgtatttgtatagtttccaaagttctttctgttattgatttctagttttattccactgtagtcagaaaagatactttctatgtttttaatcctttttaatttgtttagacttgctttgtggcctaacttatgatctatcctggagacgGTTACATTTGCGAATGAGAAGAACATACATTGTTAGTTActgggtggaatgttctgtaaacGTCTGTTAGGTTTATTTGCTCTAGAATGCAGTTTAACTTTGATACTTCTTCATGGATTTTGTCTAGAAGTtctgtttatttctaaaagtggAGTTTTGAGGTCccttactattattgtattgctgtctatctctccctttagatcaaataatatttgttttatatatttgggtgctgGATGCACATATATTTGctattgttatatcttcttcCTTAATATACTTCTtaatcattatgtaatggccttctttgtctctttttacatttttttatttgaagtctattttatctgaaataagtATAGTTACTTCTGTTTagctttggtttccatttgtatgGAACATCATTTTCTatcccttcattttcagtctatgtgtgtctttacaggtgaagtgaggTTCTTGTAGGTAGCAAATAATTGAGTccttttttaatccattcagtcaATCTACGTTTTTTAATTGGGGAAATTAACTTGTTTACCCTGAAAGTTATTGTTAACACTTGAAGACATACTCTCtgattttgttaattgttttctggttgttttgtatatattattttttctttcttcccttctcattGTTTATCTTTGTGGCTTGGTTGTTTTCTGTAGTGATAaactttgattcctttctctttttcatttgtgtatctactgtcatttttttctttctgattagtATGGGGCTTACATTTTATTGAAATCTACCCATTATATGACCTTCTTTCATAAACTGTTTCTTCTCCTTTATTCCTTATTTTGGTTAATAAACTGCAATATATGTGAAACAAAGCTCAAGATATTAGATTTGCTAAGTAGCTCATAAGAACAACCtccctttctcatcttcatgCTACATCTTTGTTTAGGTTTTTTATCATGTCACCTAAATCGTTGCTATGTTGggtttgggcttttttttttttttttggcttagctttcattttttattttgaggccaCCCTCCATACTGCTATCACACTGATCTTTCTGAAATACAAATAACTTGCTAACCATTTtcctgttcaaaatattttatttgttccctTTTCCCTCTTGGATGAATTTAAAACTTCTTAGTGTGGCATAAAAGACTTTTAATACTATAACTccaatttttctagtttttcctaTCATATCATTTTTCACTGTCTCCTCACAGAGAAGCTATGCTCCTTTTACATGcttcttgtttttctctcaaTATGGCATAgccctttataaaataaaaatatttataagagtATTTGGAAAACAATCCATCACtgcaaaatattacaaatttttgaaaatggaCATTTTCAACATATATGAAGAGTAGTTTCCTTTCATTCATAGTAGTTTCCCTTCACTTGCAACTTTAGCATATTGAAAATTAACATTTAGAATTTTGATGATCctctattttgattttattatgaAACAACACAAAATTCTAGCACAAGAGAAGGAAATTCATCCTCACCTCAGGTCCTTATTTCCCAGGAACCAGCATTGTTGTACTATTTCTACTTCACCAAATATATTCTGATTGGTAATTAGCCTTTCCAAGGAGATTCTGAATTCATTGAATCATCCAGTAACATATTGATAATGTCATTAAATCTGAGAAGTGTAATAATGATTTCCATGTCACTGGTTAGCTGGTCAGCAAAAAAGCAAATGCATGATTCTCATCTATAAGTTTCAATAGCAGTAATTACAATGTACTCATGATGGTTTAGGCAGCCATAGATATCCTAGAAATAGGCAATGACAAATTTCACATACTTTCTACTTCTAGGTCAAATGTTATTGCCTTCCTTTACCACCTGGAATGTTTCTACTTACCTCTCAAGATCGATCCAAATAACAGCTTTTGACATCATGTCTATTTTCTTGATAAAGCTAGCTGACCAATCTCCTTGCTTCTCATAATACTTGCAATATCTATCCTATTACACaggttttatttttggcttttatgtttgtcttttaagTAGGTTACTTAAGGACATGGATTTTAcatcaatcatttaaaaaattaccagccCTTAGTGCACTGACTGCTGTGACAaaggtgctgaataaatatttgcagcaatgatatttttttccttctcctccatACATATTCCCTGTCATTTCTGAGCTTTTTCCTGCTTCATAAATTTTTCAAAGATTAACTTGTCCTGGAGAGAAAATGTTGAGTACACCATTGCTATAGTGACAAGCTTCACCTATTTCCATGTGTGTTGCAGATTCCTCCATGTGAAAATGCCCCCCACATAATATACCATGAGTCTCAGAGAGGCACAAGAGATAGGGATATTGCAAAGAGGCTGCAATATCCTTCACGACAGGATCTCAActccaaatggaaaaaaagtgtTCTGCAACCTCCACAATGTAAAATGAAAGTTAATGTATGGGAAATAAAGCCTCCTGATTTTAGCTACAAACTGTATACATCTTTGAGAATTCCAGAAAGATCATCAAAAccaattaaggaagaaaaaaggaggaaaaaaatcagttttccaGAAACAATGCTTCACTTGCCCAGCATAAGGAATCATCCTAAGGAGGTTACAGCTCCTAAATTTATAACTACATTTCCACATCTGGATTTACAAAAAGCAAAGTTAATGTTTGTGAAGAGTGGACAATATCCAAGGGGTGTATATGTCAATCCCAAACCACATGACTTTCGACAGGTAAAAAAGAGCATTTGAATAAAAACTATTTAAGATAGATAAGGGGaactatgtattattttttattcatttcttaatgaGAAAAACTATTACATATAGGAAAATGGtatgtgtatataatgtgtataatgctgcctttttttctcaTGGTACAATACAATTCACATTTAGCAATAAATGATAGAACAGAGAGGTAAGAACCTGATTGATTCTGATGAGGTTTTATCTGCCAGGTCAAGTGGCCAACTCTGAGATAGGCTTTCTTAGGTTTCAAGAGAACAGGTTGGGTTTAGATATGATTGGAGAACAGACATCAGTTGCCAGGAGTTTATAACCTactactaataaaataaatttgtggaataaattggtgaatgaatgaaaatagttAAAAAGGGATATTCTATTACTTTAATGAATCTTTTGGatgattaataatttaaataatatatgggCAATAAttagatttataatttaaaagtgtGATGAAGTATATGGAGATGCAGATAAGGTcaaatatttatgcaaaatataattccactaaaatgtgaatatattctGTTCTCAGATCTATAATTTAGAACATAAATGTGACTTGCTAGGCAAAGAGTTAAACAGTAGAACTGATAGAACAGGATCTAGAAATAGTGAGATAAAAGAATAAGTGTATTCCAGTGGGAAAATGTAGAATAGTAGTTAAGAGCATGGCTTCTAAGATCAGAGTATccctgttcttttattttctaataacttTAGACAAGATACTAAGCCTTTTTGATTATTTATAATGTGGGTTAATAATGCTACAtactttttatggttattttaagCAACGAACGAAACAGTATATGCAAAGCACAACAGAATCTGAAATGTTGAGGTATTCGATGAATGTTAACTCTATGAGCTATTAggataaaatttggaaaatacagggAGCTATAGTCAATAACTCTCTTTACTTATTCAGGGcatctaaatattttcattcatagTAAATAATATATGTTACCTTTTAGAGATGAGGGAGGTCATGTAAATATTTCCATTCATAGTAAATAACATATGTTACCTTTTGGAGATGAGGGAggtcatttaaatattaaatgttactGGTTTATTTAAATACCTTactaggccaggagcagtggctcatacctgtaatcccagcactttgggaggccacagtgggaggatcatgaggtcaggagttcgagaccagcctaaccaacatggtgaaaccccgtctttactaaaaatacaaaaattagccaggtgtggtaacacgtgcctgtaattccagctacttgggaggctgaggcaagagaatcgcttgaatttgggaggtgaaagttgcagtgagccgagatctcaccactgcactccatctcaaaaaataataataaataaataaataaataaatattttactaataaCAGACTTAAAAACTTGAGTAAATAAAATTCACGGaataaggaatatttttattttagctgaaTTAACTTGCTTCTATAAATGACTGAATTGGAGGCAGAGTGTTATAAATTGTGTAACCACCAGATGTCAGTATTGTTACAAATTAAACCTCAGTGAAGGCTTTTTGAAACGAACTTGGTCTCATGTTGTATTCAATTAAAGAGCGAAAAATCTTGTATTAGAGAATCTCCTTCTTTGGAACTTTTAATATTGTTCTATACGCTTGTGGCAGGTCACTCATTAAGAATATAACCCTGTTTAATTTCTGCTTGGTACCCTCACTGTTTTGTGCCACGTTTACTTAGCTTTTGAGTAGAGACCTTTGTGATGTTTTATTTGATCAGTTCTTGGAGTGTACAAATTCTATTTCAGTTCAAATTGGTTCAATTAAACCACTAAAAAATCTGCTTTGGTAGTAGCTTATAAAAAAACAGTAACTCTCTTCCAGGCTTGATAAATTATTTAGCTTTGTTCAATGTTTTTGCTATGTGTCTGAAAGAAGTTCAGCTCCAGAAAAATAATATGCAATTCTATGTGTCATAAATTACAATCAAGTTTAAGATTAGGTTGCTAAGTTTAAGATTGCAAGTTTAAGATTAGGTTAACTAATCTAAATTTTGAATAGACTCCCTTAATTCCACACTGTTTAAGATGCTAATTCTGATCACTTCACAAAAGGGTAATTGAAGTACTCCTCTCTACCACAAAAATGAATTGTTTATACACTATTTAAATCTTAGatcattttttcaaattttcataaaCAAGTTTTAAATGCTACATTTGAATGCCACAACAAAATCATCAAAATTACGTTTTACcaaggaaatatttaatattaggaAAAATCAAACTCCAACTACAATGAGAAAcaatatgtattaataatattGCAATCTTTCCTTTACATATCTAGTACCAACCTGGTTTACCAAACTTTGAGACAACTTATGAAAAGGACCCCTTtggattaaaatttaaatcacaaCACTTAAGTACAGGTAAGCTGTTAAGATGTTATgaatattggaaaaaaaactcTGCATTCCATATTAGTAGTAGTAAATTCATAGGCTTAAAACTAAATAGGTGGATTTTATTATCACCTTTAATAATACGGtaaattttttaatgtccttttaATTATTTGCAACAATACGTTTACTTTTCTACCACAACTGTTACTATATTATTAAagataatatttgtaaatcaATGTCTCATGTATAGAGAATAAATAGAGTGTAATGCTTAAGGGAATAAACTCTGGAGCCCAGCTGTGCAACTTTGAATCTTGGCTTCACTGCCCCAAATCACCTAAACTGTCTATCTAttggtttccttatctggaaaTGCAGATGATAACAACTGAATCTACATCATAGAATTACTGTGAGCATTAAATCTGCTAAAAGCACTTAGTAATGTAttaaaaaacacat
The sequence above is a segment of the Homo sapiens chromosome 7, GRCh38.p14 Primary Assembly genome. Coding sequences within it:
- the C7orf78 gene encoding putative uncharacterized protein C7orf78 isoform X2, with the protein product MIPPCENAPHIIYHESQRGTRDRDIAKRLQYPSRQDLNSKWKKSVLQPPQCKMKVNVWEIKPPDFSYKLYTSLRIPERSSKPIKEEKRRKKISFPETMLHLPSIRNHPKEVTAPKFITTFPHLDLQKAKLMFVKSGQYPRGVYVNPKPHDFRQYQPGLPNFETTYEKDPFGLKFKSQHLSTVHGYQLPKDDKQKTSTERFITHKHCECTWDSKLILTKAPWPVRSASYTRHRRQRDAYSAFMDRVEEKFTKICKSRCWCPEEKWKKQGQKAQIADGPKQHRAS
- the C7orf78 gene encoding putative uncharacterized protein C7orf78 isoform 3 (isoform 3 is encoded by transcript variant 6), producing the protein MIPPCENAPHIIYHESQRGTRDRDIAKRLQYPSRQDLNSKWKKSVLQPPQCKMKVNVWEIKPPDFSYKLYTSLRIPERSSKPIKEEKRRKKISFPETMLHLPSIRNHPKEVTAPKFITTFPHLDLQKAKLMFVKSGQYPRGVYVNPKPHDFRQYQPGLPNFETTYEKDPFGLKFKSQHLSTVHGYQLPKDDKQKTSTERFITHKHCECTWDSKLILTKAPWPVRSASYTRHRRQRDAYSAFMDRVEEKFTKICKSR
- the C7orf78 gene encoding putative uncharacterized protein C7orf78 isoform 1 (isoform 1 is encoded by transcript variant 4); this encodes MKVNVWEIKPPDFSYKLYTSLRIPERSSKPIKEEKRRKKISFPETMLHLPSIRNHPKEVTAPKFITTFPHLDLQKAKLMFVKSGQYPRGVYVNPKPHDFRQYQPGLPNFETTYEKDPFGLKFKSQHLSTVHGYQLPKDDKQKTSTERFITHKHCECTWDSKLILTKAPWPVRSASYTRHRRQRDAYSAFMDRVEEKFTKICKSR